One region of Bactrocera neohumeralis isolate Rockhampton chromosome 5, APGP_CSIRO_Bneo_wtdbg2-racon-allhic-juicebox.fasta_v2, whole genome shotgun sequence genomic DNA includes:
- the LOC126759630 gene encoding mucin-5AC-like isoform X5, whose translation MKLQIFAIIAALAAVNGGILQNPCTQSGYFAFIDNMPTFYSCSLNDDGSYAIQYLSCSNGYVFSQSASNCVLKDQANVVDTTVSSTSTTEVPLTSTAAATSTTRGEPVTTGEPSSSEVPIVSSTQDVPVSTTLKPTEKPITTTVQPYTNEVVSTTIEEPRTTQESTSTDKPDENSTITDGPTTVTEETTLATETTQATRTTEESIVTEDPTESTSSIPSVTTLTPESTAVPDAPSTTEETTVTGDKTTTEGSDTTAAPEENETTVITESTDVPDAPSTTEDPADNTTREGSGSTEAPEEKETTVTTESNELPEEPSTTEEPEDSTTTEGSGSTEEPEENETTVATESTDVPEAPSTTEEPEDNTTTEGSGSTEAPEESETTVITESTDVPDAPSSTEEPADNTTTEGSDSTEAPQENETTVTTESNELPEEPSTTEEPEDSTTTEGSGSTEEPEENETTVATESTVIPEEPGTTEEPEGNTTTEEPEENETTVGTESTDIPEESSTTEEPEGNTTTEEPEENETTVGTESTDVPAEPSTTEEPEDNTTTEEPEENETTVATESTDIPEEPSTTTESNELPEEPSTTEEPEDNTTTEDPEENETTVGTESTDVPEEPSTTEEPEDNNTTEDPEENETTVATESTDVPTEPSTTEKPEDNTTTEGSDSTEAPEGNETTVATEPTEVPEAPSTTEEPEDNTTTEGSDSTEAPEGNETTVAKESTDIPDAPSTTEKSTELPEASSTTEVPEDNTTPEVSVSTEAPEENETTVATTNDGEITKAPEVPSTEIPEQPETTGAPSSTGAPTTTSIEASTTEVSQTTTTQGPAITKEPETSEVPPRPSDKPSSPHVSSTTPAPVTTNSPRTTVKQPPKHTSTVTTKAPTTPRKPPPEHLKCPYEGFFPSEDGCKKFAYCAKFFGKMKQYDLKCPRGQKFNRNTLYCDPEIDCKNSDESSGEVASIEHHKPFTCLVEGTFAHKNDCTKYYTCEWSTKHRNFLQLPSACPSGEVFRLESGSCGRERRLTCFLRPNGSKYYDHESSK comes from the exons atgaaattgcaaatatttgcaataattgCGGCGCTTGCCGCCGTTAATGGCGGGATTCTTCAGAATCCATGCACGCAATCCGGGTACTTTGCGTTCATCGATAATATGCCAACGTTTTATAGTTGCTCTTTGAATGATGACGGTTCTTACGCGATTCAATATTTATCCTGTTCAAATGGATACGTTTTCAGTCAAAGCGCTAGTAATTGTGTTTTAAAAGATCAAGCAAACGTTGTCGATACTACAGTTTCCTCAACAAGCACTACTGAAGTGCCCTTAACAAGTACTGCCGCAGCTACAAGTACTACACGTGGAGAGCCAGTTACAACTGGAGAACCTTCAAGTTCGGAGGTACCCATTGTTTCGAGCACACAAGATGTACCAGTATCTACAACTCTAAAACCCACCGAAAAACCAATTACCACCACTGTACAACCCTACACTAATGAAGTAGTAAGTACCACAATTGAAGAACCGCGCACTACTCAAGAGTCGACAAGTACGGATAAGCCTGACGAGAATTCGACCATTACTGATGGACCTACTACGGTTACAGAAGAAACAACGTTAGCAACAGAAACTACACAAGCCACAAGAACTACTGAAGAATCAATCGTTACCGAAGATCCAACAGAAAGCACTTCATCCATTCCAAGTGTCACAACTTTAACACCAGAATCTACTGCAGTGCCAGATGCACCAAGCACTACTGAAGAAACAACTGTTACCGGAGATAAGACCACAACGGAAGGATCAGATACTACAGCAGCACCCGAGGAAAATGAAACAACTGTAATTACAGAATCCACCGATGTTCCAGATGCACCAAGCACTACTGAAGACCCTGCAGACAATACTACAAGAGAAGGATCAGGTAGCACAGAAGCACCCGAGGAAAAAGAGACAACGGTAACTACAGAATCTAATGAACTTCCAGAAGAACCAAGTACTACTGAAGAACCTGAAGATAGTACCACAACGGAAGGATCAGGTAGCACAGAAGAGCCCGAAGAAAATGAGACAACTGTAGCTACAGAATCTACTGATGTTCCAGAGGCACCAAGTACTACTGAGGAGCCTGAAGATAATACCACAACAGAAGGATCAGGTTCTACAGAAGCACCCGAGGAAAGTGAGACAACTGTAATTACAGAATCTACCGATGTTCCAGATGCACCAAGCAGTACCGAAGAACCTGCCGACAATACCACAACAGAAGGATCAGATAGCACAGAAGCACCCCAGGAAAATGAGACAACTGTAACTACAGAATCTAATGAACTTCCAGAAGAACCAAGTACTACTGAAGAACCTGAAGACAGTACCACAACGGAAGGATCAGGTAGCACAGAAGAGCCTGAAGAAAATGAGACAACTGTGGCTACAGAATCTACTGTTATTCCGGAGGAACCAGGTACTACAGAAGAACCTGAAGGTAATACCACAACAGAAGAGCCCGAAGAAAATGAGACAACTGTAGGTACAGAATCTACTGATATTCCAGAGGAATCAAGTACTACTGAAGAACCTGAAGGTAATACCACAACAGAAGAGCCCGAAGAAAATGAGACAACTGTAGGTACAGAATCTACTGATGTTCCAGCGGAACCAAGTACTACTGAAGAACCTGAAGATAATACCACAACAGAAGAACCCGAAGAAAATGAGACAACTGTGGCTACAGAATCTACTGATATTCCAGAGGAACCAAGTACTACTACAGAGTCTAATGAACTTCCTGAAGAACCAAGTACTACTGAAGAACCTGAAGACAATACCACAACAGAAGATCCCGAAGAAAATGAGACAACTGTAGGTACAGAATCTACTGATGTTCCAGAGGAACCAAGTACTACTGAAGAAC CTGAAGACAATAACACAACAGAAGATCCCGAAGAAAATGAGACAACTGTGGCTACAGAATCTACTGATGTTCCAACGGAACCAAGTACTACTGAAAAACCTGAAGACAATACCACAACGGAAGGATCAGATAGCACAGAAGCACCCGAGGGAAATGAGACAACTGTAGCTACTGAACCTACTGAAGTCCCAGAGGCACCAAGTACTACTGAAGAACCTGAAGACAATACCACAACGGAAGGATCAGATAGCACAGAAGCACCCGAGGGAAATGAGACAACTGTAGCCAAAGAATCTACTGATATTCCAGATGCACCAAGTACTACTGAAAAATCTACTGAACTTCCAGAGGCATCAAGTACTACTGAAGTACCTGAAGACAATACCACTCCGGAAGTATCAGTTAGCACAGAAGCACCCGAGGAAAATGAGACAACTGTAGCTACCACAAATGATGGTGAAATTACAAAAGCACCAGAAGTCCCTTCCACAGAAATTCCAGAACAGCCTGAAACGACAGGCGCGCCCAGCAGCACTGGTGCACCAACCACAACAAGTATTGAAGCCAGCACCACAGAAGTATCGCAAACCACTACTACTCAAGGTCCAGCTATAACAAAAGAACCAGAAACCAGTGAAGTACCACCAAGACCCAGTGATAAACCCAGCTCACCCCATGTGTCGTCTACCACACCAGCGCCAGTTACAACCAACTCACCTAGGACCACAGTAAAACAACCGCCTAAACACACAAGCACGGTTACTACGAAAGCGCCCACAACACCTAGAAAACCACCACCAGAACACTTAAAATGCCCCTATGAAGGCTTCTTCCCAAGTGAAGACGGTTGCAAAAAGTTTGCCTACTGTGCCaaatttttcggtaaaatgaagcAGTATGATTTGAAGTGTCCCCGCGGACAAAAATTCAATAGGAACACACTCTATTGTGATCCAGAAATCGATTGTAAAAACAGTGATGAAAGCAGCGGTGAAGTAGCTTCTATTGAGCACCACAAACCGTTCACCTGCTTAGTGGAGGGTACCTTCGCCCATAAGAATGATTGTACCAAATACTATACCTGCGAGTGGAGTACGAAACATCGCAATTTCCTTCAGTTACCCAGCGCTTGCCCGAGCGGTGAGGTCTTCCGTCTAGAGTCTGGCTCATGCGGTCGTGAGCGCCGACTGACTTGTTTCTTACGGCCGAACGGTTCCAAATACTACGATCACGAATCGTCCAAATGA
- the LOC126759630 gene encoding mucin-5AC-like isoform X2 produces MKLQIFAIIAALAAVNGGILQNPCTQSGYFAFIDNMPTFYSCSLNDDGSYAIQYLSCSNGYVFSQSASNCVLKDQANVVDTTVSSTSTTEVPLTSTAAATSTTRGEPVTTGEPSSSEVPIVSSTQDVPVSTTLKPTEKPITTTVQPYTNEVVSTTIEEPRTTQESTSTDKPDENSTITDGPTTVTEETTLATETTQATRTTEESIVTEDPTESTSSIPSVTTLTPESTAVPDAPSTTEETTVTGDKTTTEGSDTTAAPEENETTVITESTDVPDAPSTTEDPADNTTREGSGSTEAPEEKETTVTTESNELPEEPSTTEEPEDSTTTEGSGSTEEPEENETTVATESTDVPEAPSTTEEPEDNTTTEGSGSTEAPEESETTVITESTDVPDAPSSTEEPADNTTTEGSDSTEAPQENETTVTTESNELPEEPSTTEEPEDSTTTEGSGSTEEPEENETTVATESTVIPEEPGTTEEPEGNTTTEEPEENETTVGTESTDIPEESSTTEEPEDNTTTEEPEENETTVATESTDIPEEPSTTTESNELPEEPSTTEEPEDNTTTEDPEENETTVGTESTDVPEEPSTTEEPEDNTTTEGSGSTEAPEENETTVTTESTEVPEAPSTTKEPEDNTTTEEPEENETTVATESTDIPEEPSTTTESNELPEEPSTTEEPEDNNTTEDPEENETTVATESTDVPTEPSTTEKPEDNTTTEGSDSTEAPEGNETTVATEPTEVPEAPSTTEEPEDNTTTEGSDSTEAPEGNETTVAKESTDIPDAPSTTEKSTELPEASSTTEVPEDNTTPEVSVSTEAPEENETTVATTNDGEITKAPEVPSTEIPEQPETTGAPSSTGAPTTTSIEASTTEVSQTTTTQGPAITKEPETSEVPPRPSDKPSSPHVSSTTPAPVTTNSPRTTVKQPPKHTSTVTTKAPTTPRKPPPEHLKCPYEGFFPSEDGCKKFAYCAKFFGKMKQYDLKCPRGQKFNRNTLYCDPEIDCKNSDESSGEVASIEHHKPFTCLVEGTFAHKNDCTKYYTCEWSTKHRNFLQLPSACPSGEVFRLESGSCGRERRLTCFLRPNGSKYYDHESSK; encoded by the exons atgaaattgcaaatatttgcaataattgCGGCGCTTGCCGCCGTTAATGGCGGGATTCTTCAGAATCCATGCACGCAATCCGGGTACTTTGCGTTCATCGATAATATGCCAACGTTTTATAGTTGCTCTTTGAATGATGACGGTTCTTACGCGATTCAATATTTATCCTGTTCAAATGGATACGTTTTCAGTCAAAGCGCTAGTAATTGTGTTTTAAAAGATCAAGCAAACGTTGTCGATACTACAGTTTCCTCAACAAGCACTACTGAAGTGCCCTTAACAAGTACTGCCGCAGCTACAAGTACTACACGTGGAGAGCCAGTTACAACTGGAGAACCTTCAAGTTCGGAGGTACCCATTGTTTCGAGCACACAAGATGTACCAGTATCTACAACTCTAAAACCCACCGAAAAACCAATTACCACCACTGTACAACCCTACACTAATGAAGTAGTAAGTACCACAATTGAAGAACCGCGCACTACTCAAGAGTCGACAAGTACGGATAAGCCTGACGAGAATTCGACCATTACTGATGGACCTACTACGGTTACAGAAGAAACAACGTTAGCAACAGAAACTACACAAGCCACAAGAACTACTGAAGAATCAATCGTTACCGAAGATCCAACAGAAAGCACTTCATCCATTCCAAGTGTCACAACTTTAACACCAGAATCTACTGCAGTGCCAGATGCACCAAGCACTACTGAAGAAACAACTGTTACCGGAGATAAGACCACAACGGAAGGATCAGATACTACAGCAGCACCCGAGGAAAATGAAACAACTGTAATTACAGAATCCACCGATGTTCCAGATGCACCAAGCACTACTGAAGACCCTGCAGACAATACTACAAGAGAAGGATCAGGTAGCACAGAAGCACCCGAGGAAAAAGAGACAACGGTAACTACAGAATCTAATGAACTTCCAGAAGAACCAAGTACTACTGAAGAACCTGAAGATAGTACCACAACGGAAGGATCAGGTAGCACAGAAGAGCCCGAAGAAAATGAGACAACTGTAGCTACAGAATCTACTGATGTTCCAGAGGCACCAAGTACTACTGAGGAGCCTGAAGATAATACCACAACAGAAGGATCAGGTTCTACAGAAGCACCCGAGGAAAGTGAGACAACTGTAATTACAGAATCTACCGATGTTCCAGATGCACCAAGCAGTACCGAAGAACCTGCCGACAATACCACAACAGAAGGATCAGATAGCACAGAAGCACCCCAGGAAAATGAGACAACTGTAACTACAGAATCTAATGAACTTCCAGAAGAACCAAGTACTACTGAAGAACCTGAAGACAGTACCACAACGGAAGGATCAGGTAGCACAGAAGAGCCTGAAGAAAATGAGACAACTGTGGCTACAGAATCTACTGTTATTCCGGAGGAACCAGGTACTACAGAAGAACCTGAAGGTAATACCACAACAGAAGAGCCCGAAGAAAATGAGACAACTGTAGGTACAGAATCTACTGATATTCCAGAGGAATCAAGTACTACTGAAGAACCTGAAG ATAATACCACAACAGAAGAACCCGAAGAAAATGAGACAACTGTGGCTACAGAATCTACTGATATTCCAGAGGAACCAAGTACTACTACAGAGTCTAATGAACTTCCTGAAGAACCAAGTACTACTGAAGAACCTGAAGACAATACCACAACAGAAGATCCCGAAGAAAATGAGACAACTGTAGGTACAGAATCTACTGATGTTCCAGAGGAACCAAGTACTACTGAAGAACCTGAAGATAATACCACAACGGAAGGATCAGGTAGCACAGAGGCACCCGAAGAAAATGAGACAACTGTAACTACCGAATCTACTGAAGTTCCAGAGGCACCAAGTACTACTAAGGAGCCTGAAGATAATACCACGACAGAAGAACCCGAAGAAAATGAGACAACTGTGGCTACAGAATCTACTGATATTCCAGAGGAACCAAGTACTACTACAGAGTCTAATGAACTTCCAGAAGAACCAAGTACTACTGAAGAACCTGAAGACAATAACACAACAGAAGATCCCGAAGAAAATGAGACAACTGTGGCTACAGAATCTACTGATGTTCCAACGGAACCAAGTACTACTGAAAAACCTGAAGACAATACCACAACGGAAGGATCAGATAGCACAGAAGCACCCGAGGGAAATGAGACAACTGTAGCTACTGAACCTACTGAAGTCCCAGAGGCACCAAGTACTACTGAAGAACCTGAAGACAATACCACAACGGAAGGATCAGATAGCACAGAAGCACCCGAGGGAAATGAGACAACTGTAGCCAAAGAATCTACTGATATTCCAGATGCACCAAGTACTACTGAAAAATCTACTGAACTTCCAGAGGCATCAAGTACTACTGAAGTACCTGAAGACAATACCACTCCGGAAGTATCAGTTAGCACAGAAGCACCCGAGGAAAATGAGACAACTGTAGCTACCACAAATGATGGTGAAATTACAAAAGCACCAGAAGTCCCTTCCACAGAAATTCCAGAACAGCCTGAAACGACAGGCGCGCCCAGCAGCACTGGTGCACCAACCACAACAAGTATTGAAGCCAGCACCACAGAAGTATCGCAAACCACTACTACTCAAGGTCCAGCTATAACAAAAGAACCAGAAACCAGTGAAGTACCACCAAGACCCAGTGATAAACCCAGCTCACCCCATGTGTCGTCTACCACACCAGCGCCAGTTACAACCAACTCACCTAGGACCACAGTAAAACAACCGCCTAAACACACAAGCACGGTTACTACGAAAGCGCCCACAACACCTAGAAAACCACCACCAGAACACTTAAAATGCCCCTATGAAGGCTTCTTCCCAAGTGAAGACGGTTGCAAAAAGTTTGCCTACTGTGCCaaatttttcggtaaaatgaagcAGTATGATTTGAAGTGTCCCCGCGGACAAAAATTCAATAGGAACACACTCTATTGTGATCCAGAAATCGATTGTAAAAACAGTGATGAAAGCAGCGGTGAAGTAGCTTCTATTGAGCACCACAAACCGTTCACCTGCTTAGTGGAGGGTACCTTCGCCCATAAGAATGATTGTACCAAATACTATACCTGCGAGTGGAGTACGAAACATCGCAATTTCCTTCAGTTACCCAGCGCTTGCCCGAGCGGTGAGGTCTTCCGTCTAGAGTCTGGCTCATGCGGTCGTGAGCGCCGACTGACTTGTTTCTTACGGCCGAACGGTTCCAAATACTACGATCACGAATCGTCCAAATGA
- the LOC126759630 gene encoding mucin-5AC-like isoform X1: MKLQIFAIIAALAAVNGGILQNPCTQSGYFAFIDNMPTFYSCSLNDDGSYAIQYLSCSNGYVFSQSASNCVLKDQANVVDTTVSSTSTTEVPLTSTAAATSTTRGEPVTTGEPSSSEVPIVSSTQDVPVSTTLKPTEKPITTTVQPYTNEVVSTTIEEPRTTQESTSTDKPDENSTITDGPTTVTEETTLATETTQATRTTEESIVTEDPTESTSSIPSVTTLTPESTAVPDAPSTTEETTVTGDKTTTEGSDTTAAPEENETTVITESTDVPDAPSTTEDPADNTTREGSGSTEAPEEKETTVTTESNELPEEPSTTEEPEDSTTTEGSGSTEEPEENETTVATESTDVPEAPSTTEEPEDNTTTEGSGSTEAPEESETTVITESTDVPDAPSSTEEPADNTTTEGSDSTEAPQENETTVTTESNELPEEPSTTEEPEDSTTTEGSGSTEEPEENETTVATESTVIPEEPGTTEEPEGNTTTEEPEENETTVGTESTDIPEESSTTEEPEGNTTTEEPEENETTVGTESTDVPAEPSTTEEPEDNTTTEEPEENETTVATESTDIPEEPSTTTESNELPEEPSTTEEPEDNTTTEDPEENETTVGTESTDVPEEPSTTEEPEDNTTTEGSGSTEAPEENETTVTTESTEVPEAPSTTKEPEDNTTTEEPEENETTVATESTDIPEEPSTTTESNELPEEPSTTEEPEDNNTTEDPEENETTVATESTDVPTEPSTTEKPEDNTTTEGSDSTEAPEGNETTVATEPTEVPEAPSTTEEPEDNTTTEGSDSTEAPEGNETTVAKESTDIPDAPSTTEKSTELPEASSTTEVPEDNTTPEVSVSTEAPEENETTVATTNDGEITKAPEVPSTEIPEQPETTGAPSSTGAPTTTSIEASTTEVSQTTTTQGPAITKEPETSEVPPRPSDKPSSPHVSSTTPAPVTTNSPRTTVKQPPKHTSTVTTKAPTTPRKPPPEHLKCPYEGFFPSEDGCKKFAYCAKFFGKMKQYDLKCPRGQKFNRNTLYCDPEIDCKNSDESSGEVASIEHHKPFTCLVEGTFAHKNDCTKYYTCEWSTKHRNFLQLPSACPSGEVFRLESGSCGRERRLTCFLRPNGSKYYDHESSK; the protein is encoded by the coding sequence atgaaattgcaaatatttgcaataattgCGGCGCTTGCCGCCGTTAATGGCGGGATTCTTCAGAATCCATGCACGCAATCCGGGTACTTTGCGTTCATCGATAATATGCCAACGTTTTATAGTTGCTCTTTGAATGATGACGGTTCTTACGCGATTCAATATTTATCCTGTTCAAATGGATACGTTTTCAGTCAAAGCGCTAGTAATTGTGTTTTAAAAGATCAAGCAAACGTTGTCGATACTACAGTTTCCTCAACAAGCACTACTGAAGTGCCCTTAACAAGTACTGCCGCAGCTACAAGTACTACACGTGGAGAGCCAGTTACAACTGGAGAACCTTCAAGTTCGGAGGTACCCATTGTTTCGAGCACACAAGATGTACCAGTATCTACAACTCTAAAACCCACCGAAAAACCAATTACCACCACTGTACAACCCTACACTAATGAAGTAGTAAGTACCACAATTGAAGAACCGCGCACTACTCAAGAGTCGACAAGTACGGATAAGCCTGACGAGAATTCGACCATTACTGATGGACCTACTACGGTTACAGAAGAAACAACGTTAGCAACAGAAACTACACAAGCCACAAGAACTACTGAAGAATCAATCGTTACCGAAGATCCAACAGAAAGCACTTCATCCATTCCAAGTGTCACAACTTTAACACCAGAATCTACTGCAGTGCCAGATGCACCAAGCACTACTGAAGAAACAACTGTTACCGGAGATAAGACCACAACGGAAGGATCAGATACTACAGCAGCACCCGAGGAAAATGAAACAACTGTAATTACAGAATCCACCGATGTTCCAGATGCACCAAGCACTACTGAAGACCCTGCAGACAATACTACAAGAGAAGGATCAGGTAGCACAGAAGCACCCGAGGAAAAAGAGACAACGGTAACTACAGAATCTAATGAACTTCCAGAAGAACCAAGTACTACTGAAGAACCTGAAGATAGTACCACAACGGAAGGATCAGGTAGCACAGAAGAGCCCGAAGAAAATGAGACAACTGTAGCTACAGAATCTACTGATGTTCCAGAGGCACCAAGTACTACTGAGGAGCCTGAAGATAATACCACAACAGAAGGATCAGGTTCTACAGAAGCACCCGAGGAAAGTGAGACAACTGTAATTACAGAATCTACCGATGTTCCAGATGCACCAAGCAGTACCGAAGAACCTGCCGACAATACCACAACAGAAGGATCAGATAGCACAGAAGCACCCCAGGAAAATGAGACAACTGTAACTACAGAATCTAATGAACTTCCAGAAGAACCAAGTACTACTGAAGAACCTGAAGACAGTACCACAACGGAAGGATCAGGTAGCACAGAAGAGCCTGAAGAAAATGAGACAACTGTGGCTACAGAATCTACTGTTATTCCGGAGGAACCAGGTACTACAGAAGAACCTGAAGGTAATACCACAACAGAAGAGCCCGAAGAAAATGAGACAACTGTAGGTACAGAATCTACTGATATTCCAGAGGAATCAAGTACTACTGAAGAACCTGAAGGTAATACCACAACAGAAGAGCCCGAAGAAAATGAGACAACTGTAGGTACAGAATCTACTGATGTTCCAGCGGAACCAAGTACTACTGAAGAACCTGAAGATAATACCACAACAGAAGAACCCGAAGAAAATGAGACAACTGTGGCTACAGAATCTACTGATATTCCAGAGGAACCAAGTACTACTACAGAGTCTAATGAACTTCCTGAAGAACCAAGTACTACTGAAGAACCTGAAGACAATACCACAACAGAAGATCCCGAAGAAAATGAGACAACTGTAGGTACAGAATCTACTGATGTTCCAGAGGAACCAAGTACTACTGAAGAACCTGAAGATAATACCACAACGGAAGGATCAGGTAGCACAGAGGCACCCGAAGAAAATGAGACAACTGTAACTACCGAATCTACTGAAGTTCCAGAGGCACCAAGTACTACTAAGGAGCCTGAAGATAATACCACGACAGAAGAACCCGAAGAAAATGAGACAACTGTGGCTACAGAATCTACTGATATTCCAGAGGAACCAAGTACTACTACAGAGTCTAATGAACTTCCAGAAGAACCAAGTACTACTGAAGAACCTGAAGACAATAACACAACAGAAGATCCCGAAGAAAATGAGACAACTGTGGCTACAGAATCTACTGATGTTCCAACGGAACCAAGTACTACTGAAAAACCTGAAGACAATACCACAACGGAAGGATCAGATAGCACAGAAGCACCCGAGGGAAATGAGACAACTGTAGCTACTGAACCTACTGAAGTCCCAGAGGCACCAAGTACTACTGAAGAACCTGAAGACAATACCACAACGGAAGGATCAGATAGCACAGAAGCACCCGAGGGAAATGAGACAACTGTAGCCAAAGAATCTACTGATATTCCAGATGCACCAAGTACTACTGAAAAATCTACTGAACTTCCAGAGGCATCAAGTACTACTGAAGTACCTGAAGACAATACCACTCCGGAAGTATCAGTTAGCACAGAAGCACCCGAGGAAAATGAGACAACTGTAGCTACCACAAATGATGGTGAAATTACAAAAGCACCAGAAGTCCCTTCCACAGAAATTCCAGAACAGCCTGAAACGACAGGCGCGCCCAGCAGCACTGGTGCACCAACCACAACAAGTATTGAAGCCAGCACCACAGAAGTATCGCAAACCACTACTACTCAAGGTCCAGCTATAACAAAAGAACCAGAAACCAGTGAAGTACCACCAAGACCCAGTGATAAACCCAGCTCACCCCATGTGTCGTCTACCACACCAGCGCCAGTTACAACCAACTCACCTAGGACCACAGTAAAACAACCGCCTAAACACACAAGCACGGTTACTACGAAAGCGCCCACAACACCTAGAAAACCACCACCAGAACACTTAAAATGCCCCTATGAAGGCTTCTTCCCAAGTGAAGACGGTTGCAAAAAGTTTGCCTACTGTGCCaaatttttcggtaaaatgaagcAGTATGATTTGAAGTGTCCCCGCGGACAAAAATTCAATAGGAACACACTCTATTGTGATCCAGAAATCGATTGTAAAAACAGTGATGAAAGCAGCGGTGAAGTAGCTTCTATTGAGCACCACAAACCGTTCACCTGCTTAGTGGAGGGTACCTTCGCCCATAAGAATGATTGTACCAAATACTATACCTGCGAGTGGAGTACGAAACATCGCAATTTCCTTCAGTTACCCAGCGCTTGCCCGAGCGGTGAGGTCTTCCGTCTAGAGTCTGGCTCATGCGGTCGTGAGCGCCGACTGACTTGTTTCTTACGGCCGAACGGTTCCAAATACTACGATCACGAATCGTCCAAATGA